The window GCCGCGCTGTGCCGCATCCTGGGCGAGCGCGCGGCCAGCCGCGACACCCTGATGCAGGTGGTGCGCGAGGCCGCGGCTGCCACGCGCGAGCGCGAACACGTCGGCATCCGCCTGCATCCGGACGATCTGGCGCTGCTGCGCCAGGGCGAAGATGGACCGGAACCGCATGTGCGCTACAGCGCCGACGCCACCATTGCGCTGGGCGGCTGCATCGTCGACAGTTCCACCGGCACCCTGGACGCGCGCCTGGAAACCCAGATCGAGCGCTTGCGCGCGACCCTGGTGGCGGTGCGCGCCGCCCGCCTGCAGCAGGAAGAGATCTGATGCAAGCCTATCGCGACGCGCTGGCCGGCGCCGAACTGACGCGCCGCACCGGCCGGGTCACCGGCATCGCCGGCCAGAGCATCGAAGCGATCGGTCCGGATGTGACGATCGGTGAAGTGTGCGAGGTCAGCATCGAGGGCGCGGCGCCGCTGCTGGCCGAAGCGGTCGGCATGAAGCCGGGGCGGGTGATCCTGATGCCGTACGGTGAATTGCGCGGCATCGGCGTGGGCAACAGCATTGTCGCGACCGGGCGCCAGGCCGGGGTCGGGGTCGGTCCTGCGCTGCTGGGCCGCGTGATCGATGCCTTCGGCGTGCCGCTCGATGGCGGCGCGGCGCCGCGCACGGTCGCCACGCGCGCGCTCACGGCCGACCCGATCAACCCGCTGACCCGTCCGCGCATCGCCCACCTGCTCGACACCGGGGTGCGCGCGATCGATACCTTGCTGCCGCTCGGGCGCGGCCAGCGCATGGGCATTTTCGCCGGCAGCGGCGTCGGCAAAAGCACCTTGCTGGGCATGCTGGCGCGCGACGTCAAGTCGGATGTGAACGTGATCGCCCTGATCGGCGAGCGTGGACGCGAGGTGCGCGAATTCGTCGAAAAGCAGCTTGGCGCCGAAGGCCTCAAGCGCAGCGTGGTGGTGGTGGCGACCTCGGACCAGCCGGCGCTGGCGCGCACCCGCGCCGCCTACGCCGCCACCGCGATCGCCGAATCGTTTCGCGACCAGGGCCGCCAGGTGCTGCTGATGATGGATTCGATCACCCGCTTCGCCATGGCACGCCGCGAAATCGGACTGGCCGCTGGCGAGCCGCCAACCGCGCGCGGCTATACGCCGTCGGTGTTCTCCGACATTCCAGCCTTGTGCGAACGCTGCGGCACCACCGATTCGGGTGGCGCCATCACGGCGCTGTACACGGTGCTGGTCGAGGGCGACGACTTCAACGAGCCGATCTCGGACATCGTGCGCGCCACCCTCGACGGCCACATCATGCTCTCGCGCGAGCTGGCACACGAAGGCCACTTCCCGGCCATCGATGTGCTGCAAAGTACCAGCCGGCTGGCCTCGGAACTGTGCGGGCCCGAGGACCTGGCGCTGATGTCCTCGGTGGTCGACCTGCTGGCGACCTACGAGCGCAATCGCCAGATGGTCGACATGGGCGCCTACCGGGTCGGCAGCAATCCGGCCATCGACCGCGCCATGCAAGTGTTTCCGGCCTTGCGCGCGGTGCTGCGCCAGTCGGTGCTCGAATCGACCACACGCCAGGATGCGCTGCAGCGCCTGCAGCAGGCGCTCGGCGCAGGGCAGCCATGAGCGGCGCGCGCTTTCGCTATGCGCTCGAACCGATCCTGCTGACGCGGCGCTGGGATCACGACGCCTTGCTGGGCGAACTGGCCGAGCGCAACGTGGCGATCAGGCAGCAGCAGGAAGCGATCGGCGCGCTGCAGGCGCAGTCGGAGCAGCTGGCGCTGGAGTGGGCCGGCGTGTGCGCGTCCGGCCAGGCGCTGCCGGTCGAGCGCTTCGCGCGCACCACGCGCTACCTGTCGCAACTGGCGGGCCAGGTGCGCGCCGAGCAGGCCGCGCTGGCGCAGCTCCAGGCCGGTCGCGATGAGCTGGTCGACCGGGTGATGGCGTCGCAGCGCGCGATCGAGGCGGTCGAAGAGCACCGCGATGAAATGAAAGCCAAGTTTGTACAGCTACGCCTGAGTGGCGATTTCAAAATCGCCGACGATCAATGGAATACCCTTCATGCAGGGACGACAACGTAATGACAGTCAATCTCGATGTGCTCAGCGCGACGGCCAGCCCGGCTGGCGCCCGCCTCGACCGGCGCGACGCCGAGGCACGCCAGGACCGCTGGATGCAGCAACTCGAACGCGCCGCTTTCGACGCCGTGGCCAAACCGGATAATCCACGCGTCCAGCGTGCTGCCGCGCCAGGCGCGCCGGCCGCTGCCAGTCCGCCCCAGGCCCAGGTCCAGGCCCAGGCAGTGAAGCAGGCCGAGGCAGCGAATGCCCAGCCCGCCGCGCACGAGGCCGCGTCCGGCGTCGCCGCGCGCGGCCCCGCTTCCGAAGCGCCGGCCGACGCTTGCGGCCAGCCGCGCGCGAGCGCCGCCTCGCCCGCTGCGCGCGCCGCTGGCACACGCGCCAGCGGCGCGGCGCCGGATGCCGTCCAGGCCGCCCAGCCCGGCCAGCCCGACACCGACGCGGTCCCACACAGCCCAGTGCACGCCATGCTGGCGGCCAGCGCGCCGGCCACGCCGGAGGAAGTGAATCCTGCGCCCGCGGCCGTCGCCACGCCAGCCGCTTTCGTGGCGCAGGCCTACGCGCTCGCTGGCGCCGGCGCGGTGGCGCGCTCGGGGACGATGGCCCCGGGCTCGCCTGCGGCGATGGCGGTCACGGCCGCCAGCGCGGCGCCGGCGGCTGCGCCCGCGTTCGGGTTCGGTCCGTTCGGCGCCCAGCCCGAGGCGGCGCCGGCGGCGCCCCAGGAACAGGCCGAAGCCGGCCACGGCGCGCCCGAGCGGCATGCCGCCGGCGAGCCCGAGCAGTACGCCAAGACCTTGATGCACGTGTATCGCGACAACGACGGCGTGCATGCCTGGTTGCGCGACGCCGCGCTCAGTCAAAACCAGGTGCGGGCCGTGGCCCAGGCCATGGCGGGCGAATTCGCGCGCAGCGGCACGCCGCTGGCGGCCCTGACCGTCAACGGCAGGAAAATTGTCGCCGGCCCCGGCCTGGCCGACGATGCAGAGGAAACCCGCGCTGCGGCCGATGGCGCGCACGACGATATTTTATTGGCGCGCCGTGTCGGCATGCCAGCAGTTCAAGGAGCAGTGTAAATGCCTATCAGTTCGGCAACCGCCGCCGGTTTCAATCCGGCCTCGCAATCGAGCAATATCGGAATTCAGGATTTTTTGAAGATTCTGACCACCCAGCTGAATAACCAGGATCCGCTGAAACCGGTGGACAACCAGGAATTCGTGGCCCAGATCGCCCAGTTCGCCACACTCGAACAGAGTCGTCAGCTCAACAGCAAGATCGACGAATTGCTGTCGGTACAGTCATCGACGCAGTCGATCGGCTTGCTGGGCAAGACCGTCGACATCAACCAGAACGGCTTCATCGTCAGCGGCAAGGTCACCGCGCTGGCGCTGGCATCCGGACAACCGATGATGACGGTCACGACCGCCAGCGGCCAGTTCCAGAGCGATGTCAGCCTGTCGCAGATTATCAATATTCGCTAGGAAACTTCACATGTTCGATTCGATCTCTATCGGTACCTCGGGTCTCTTGACCCATGCCAAAGGCTTGCGCGTTGTCGGCAACAACCTGGCCAACGTCAACACGCCCGGTTTCAAGAGCGCCCAGCTGCAGTTCGCCGAGCTGTTCGACCAGGGCAGCGGCCCCAAGGCGCCGCAGGACAGCCCTCATTCGAATGGCCTGGGAACCGGCGTGGCGTCGCTCGGCTCGAAGATCAACTTCCGTGCCGGTCTCGACCAGAGTACCGGCAACCCGCTCGACCTCAACATCAACGGCAACGGCTTTTATGCGGTTCGGCGCGACGGCGAGATCTTGTACACCCGCTCGGGCGACTTCCGTTTCGATGAAAAGGGCATTCTCGTCAACAGCGCCGGCGACCAGGTGATGGGCCTGGATAGCGGCTCGAAGCTGACCGAGATTTCGCTCGACAAATTCAACAACAGCGCAGCCAAGGCAACCGGCACGGTCAAGTTTCGCGGCAACCTCACGATGACCACGACCACCCCGCCGATTGACGCCAAGGTCAATGCGATTCCCGTGTTCGATGCGAACGGTGTCAGTCAGCCGATCAGTTTGTCGTTCAAGAACAATGGTGGCGGTAACTTCACCATGACGGCGACCAATGCCGCCAACGCCACGCTCAGCACCCAGCAACTGAAGTTCGTCGGCGGCTTGCTCGACCCGGCGCAGGGGCCGCTGACGGTCAACCTGGCCGCCGCCGGCGCCCCGGCGGTGAACGTGAAGCTCGATTTCGCCGGCATCACCTCGACTTCCGAAACGACCACCCTGGCGCCGAACGCGAACGACGGCTATGTGGCCGGGGCCAGGACCGATACCACCATCGATGCCGACGGCAGCGTCCAGGTCCACTATTCGAACGGCCAGACGGTCAAGGCCGCACGCCTGGCGCTGGCCAATTTCGAGGCCGATTCGGCGCTCGAGCAGATCGGCGGCAGCGCGTTCGCGAAGAAGGAAGGTTCGAGCGTCCAGTACGGCTTTGCCGGCACCGATGCCTTCGGCAAGCTGCTGTCGGGGCACCGCGAAGGCTCCAACGTCGATCTGGCGGAAGAGTTCGGTAATCTGATTTTGATGCAGCGCGGCTACCAGGCTTCCTCGCACGTGATCAGTACCGCCAACGACATGATCCAGCAACTGTTCGACATGAAAGGCCGCTGATGTCGGTCCGCCCATTTACCCTGCTCGGCACCAGCGTGCTCGACACCGTGCGCGCGGCCCTGGCCGGCGCCGTGGCGCAGTGGGCCGGCGCCTGGGGCGTTGACCCGGCGCTGGCGACGGTCGAGGTGCTGCGCGCCAGCGAGCGCGGCGCATCCGGTTTTGCCTGGCAACAGTGCTGGAGCGATGCCGGACGCAGCGTGTGGCTGGGCTGGCAGAACGAACTGGGCGCCGACGTGCAGCGCGCCGTGTTCGCGCCCGACCCGGGCTACGCGCCGTCGCTGGCGCGCCTGGCGCCGGCCGGCGCCGAGCTGGCCTTCACGCGCTTGCAGGCGGGCGTGCGCGAGAGCTTGCTGGCCGGCGCCACGCGCGCTGCGGGCGCCATGGCGGCCGTGCCGCCGGCCCTGTTCGCCCAGGGCGGCGGCGCGCTGCTGTTGCGGGTGCGCCTGGGCAAGCAGGCGCTCGACTGCCTGCTCAACGCCGAGGCCGTCAGTGCGCTGGCCCCGGCGCCGGATCAGCCGGTCGCCGCGCTGGCCGCGCTCGACTACCTGCAGGTGCTGCGCGCCGTGCCGGTGACGCTGACGGTGCGTGCCGGCGGCGCCCGGATCGGGCTCGGGAACCTGATGACGGCCGGCGCCGGCGACGTCATTCGTCTCGACAATTCGGTCGACGACACGGTCACCCTGGTCGGGCCGGGCGGCAATGCCCTGTTCGAAGCCTATCTGGGCCAGCGCGACGGCATGGTGGCCGTCGAACTATCGAGTACTTCCTTATCATTGAATGGAGCAGCATGATGCTTAACAAACCGAACAGCACTTCCGACGCCGGCGACAGCCATACCCAGTTCGTCGAGTTGCCCGAACTGACACCCGAGGCGCCGGCCGGTCCGGCTTTGCTGGCGGGCGGGAGCGGACTGCTCGATGGCGTCAAGGTCAGCCTGTCGGTGGTGGTCGGGCACGCCCACACGACCCTGGGCGAATTGCTGGCGTTGAAGCAATCGGCGCTGCTCAAGATCGACCGCGCGGTCGATACCCCGGTCGACGTCATGGTCGACGGCAATGTGGTGGCACGCGGTCAACTGGTGGTGGTCGACGATAACTTCGGCGTGCGCATCACCGACGTCGCACCGGCGCTGCGGGGCTGATCATGCGTGCCCATTTCCTGGCTGCCGCCCTGGGGCTGCTGGCCGCCGTGGCGGTGCAGGCCGCGCCGGCGGCCGGCGCGCCGGCGATTCCGTTCAAGCAGGACCCCGGCAGCAGCGCCTCGCTGTTTTCGGGCGGCGCCGTCGGCGTGCTGGTCATGTCGCTCATTGCCATCGTGGCCGTGCTGTTCATCCGCAAGCGCCTGAACCTGACGGCGCCGGCGGCGTCCGGCACGCGCCTGCTGCGCATCCTCGAAACCCAGCGCATGGGCCCGCGCACCTTGCTCGCCGTGGTCGAATTCGGCGGTGCCCATTATCTGGTGGCACAGGGCGAACACGGCGTCAATTGCCTGGCGCAAGCGGCGCCGCCCGGCCCCGCCGCCGGCGTGGCAAGCGCATCGGATCCGGCATGAGCGCCCGCCGCACGCTGCTGACAGGCTGCGCCCTGGGCCTGGGTTTAGTGGCCGGCGCTGCCGCCGGCGCCGAGCCGGTGCTGAGCATGCCCGGCATCCAGGTCAACCTGGCCGGCGCCGGCCAGGGCGGCGGCGAGATCTCGTCCGCCATCAAGATCCTGCTCGGTTTGACGGTGCTCAGCCTGGCGCCGGCGATCCTGATGTCGATGACCTCCTTCGTGCGCATCGTGATCGTGCTCTCCATGCTGCGCCACGCGCTGGGCATGCAGGAAACCCCGCCCAATACGGTGATCGTCAGCCTGGCCCTGTTCCTGACCTTCTTTACCATGACGCCGGCCCTGACCGAGGTCAATACCAAGGCGCTGCAACCGTTCATGGCGGGCAGCCTGACGGCGGAAAAAGCGGTGCAGGGCGCGATTTTGCCGCTGCGCGAATTCATGGTGCGCCAGACGCGCGAGCCGGACCTGGCCCTGATGGTCGAGCTGGCCAAGGCCGAGCAGCCGCGCACCATGGACGATATCAGCATGGTCCAGCTGATTCCGGCGTTCATGCTCTCCGAGCTGCGCGCCGCCTTCCAGATCGGCTTCGTGATTTTCCTGCCCTTCTTGCTGGTCGACTTGATCGTGTCGAGCGCCTTGATGTCGCTCGGTATGATGATGGTGCCGCCGGCCTCGATTTCGCTGCCGCTGAAAATCCTGATGTTCGTGCTGATCGATGGCTGGAACCTGATCGTGCGGGCGCTGTTGGGAACCTTTGTCTGAGGCATGAAATCCGATGCCGCCCTCATTGTGCCTGGTCCGGCCGCCGCAGCCGGCGCCGCAGCGTCGGCGACGGAGCGCCTGTGGGCCCGTTTCGTGCAGGCGCGCGAGGCATCGGTGCGCGAGCAGCTGGTCGGCGCCTACCTGGGGTTCGCGCGCATGATGGCCGCCAAGACCTACGCCCGGCGGGTGTTTTCGGAGATGGAATTCGCCGACTACCTGCAATACGCCAGGGTCGGGCTGATCGAGGCGATCGACCGCTTCGATCCCGCGCGCGGCTACAAGTTCGAAACCTATGCGGCGGCGCGCATCAGCGGCGCGGTCATGTCGGGCATCGAGACGTCGAGCGAAATCCAGCAGCAGATCGGCGCGCGCCGCCGCGTGCTGGCCCAGCGCGTCGAGTCGCTGCGCGGCGACGCGGCGCCGCCCACCGGGCCGGAAGCGGTGTTCGCCCGCCTGGCCGAGCTGGCGGTCGGGCTGGCGGTCGGCTTTGCGCTGGAGGGCTCGGACATGCACCGCGCCGAGGATGCGCAATACGCCGACAATAGTTATCATGGTGTGCAGCTCAAACAGTGCCAGTCCAGGGTGCGCGCCATGGTGGAGGCGTTGCCCGCCACGCAAAAACAAGTGATCTACTCGCATTATTTGCAACAAGTACGATTCGACGACATTGCCGCCAGCCTGGACCTGTCGCGCAGCCGGATCGCCCAGATTCACCGCGATGCGCTGGCCACCCTGCGGTCGCGGCTGCCGCCGTCCGCACAGGTCGATTTGCGCTGTTGAGCATGCCGATTTCGACCCGCCAGCGGCCCATTTTCCGATTTCCCCGATTTTCTTGAGACTGACAATATGACAAGCACCACACTTTCCATGCTCGACCAGGCTGAACTGATGCAGCTGGCCCTCAATGCCAGCGGCGCCGACGATTCCGGCGCCGCCCTCGGCTACCTGAAGGAAGCGGTGTCGCGTCCCGACGCCAGCGGCATCGCCCACTACCTGCTGGGCGCCGAATACGCCCAGATCAAGATGTACGAGCGTGCCGTGGGCGAGATGGAGGCGGCGCTGGCGCTCGATCCGACCTTGTCGATTGCACGTCTGCAACTCGGCTTATTGTGGCTCACCGGCGGCGGCGTCGAGCAGGCCGCGCTGGTGTTCGCCCCGCTCGACGAGCTGGCCGCCGGCGATCCCCTGCGCCTGTTCGGGCGCGGCTTGCGCCACATGATCGGCGAAGAATTGGCGGACGCCAGGGCTTGTCTGCAGGAGGGCATCCGCGCGAACCTGAGCAACGCGCCGTTGAATGTCGATATGCAGCGCATTGTGAACGAACTCGAACGCATCGAAGCGGGCCAGCCGGCCGGCATGCCGGCGGGGGCCGTGGTGCCGGCAGCGGAGCCGGCGGAGCAGCCGGAAGAGCAGGCGGAAGAGGCGGCGGGCGGCGCGCACCACCTGTTCCTGTCGGCCTATACCGGCAATACGGCGCCCTGAGTCCGGACCTCGATAGCGGACAGGCAAGCGCATGAGTGCTCCGATCGGCAGCGTGAACGACCTGGTCTCCGTGATCCGGGCCCAGCTCGGCGCGCGCGTGCAGGGTGCGCCGCTGAAAAAGACGGCGGCGCGCAAGCAAGCTGGCGGCGCCGGGCGCTATGCGCAGGAAAACCTGGGGCAACTGGTTCAACTGCGCATTGCGCAGATTGGCGTCGACGATCCGCAGCGCGGGCGCAAGGCGTTCCGGGTGTTCCTGGAGGCGGTGCTGTTGTCGCACTTCGGCGAAGACCTGGTCGGCGATCCGGGCTTTTTCCAGATGGTCGAGAAGGTGCAGGATGCGCTCGACGCCGATGCCGCTTGCCGCCAGATGATCGGCAGTGCGATCGAGCATCTGTTGTCAAAAAACACTTAGGCGCGCCTTCGCGGGCAGCGCCATTTCATAGCACTTAATCAGCTCTTCACACATGACACGGGTAGCGACTATGCAGGCAGATCACACCACACTCCAGGACACGGTTGCGCAATTGGCGCGCACAGAAGGCTATCTGCTGGCCGATCCGGGCAATACCGACCTGCTGGCGCGCGCCATCGACCAGAGCCTGGCCGCCGGCGCGCTGGAACAGGCCCTGGCCCACGTGCAAGACGCCATGGCGCGCTATCCGGCCGATCCGTTTTTCCGCTACCGCCACGCGCATGTGCTCAATGCCCTCAAGCAATGGGGCGAGGCTGCCGTTATCTACAGTGCGCTGCTGGAACAGCATGCCGACGTGGGCATCGCGTCGAGCCTGGCGCAGTGCCTGGTGCAATTGGGATTGCACCAGGGGGCGCTCGACACCATGACGCCCTGGCTGGCCGATCCCGCGCTCGATCCGGCGGCGGTGACCGCGCTGGTGCGCGCCTACCACCACACCGGCGCGCTGGACAAGGCGATCGCCTTTGCCACCGAGCACCACGCACGCCTGGCCGGCGAGCCCGCGTTCCTGGGCGCGGCCAGCCTGGCTTGCCTGGATCAGGGCGACCTGGAGCGGGCCGGCGCGTGGAGCGCGGCGGCGCTGGCGCTCGATGCGCAGGCGGCCGAGGCGCTGGTGGTGCGGGCGACCATCGCCCTGGCCCAGGCCGACAGCGAAGGCGCGATCGCGGCCTTCAAGCAGGTGCTGGCCAGCCATCCGGCCGAAGGGCGCAGCTGGTCCGGCCTGGGCATGGCCAGCCTGCTGCGGCGCGACTTGGGCGGCGCGGTGGTGCAGCTGGAACAGGCGTTGGCCTATATGCCGGGCCACATCGGCACCTGGCACGCGCTCGGCTGGTGCAAGCTGTTCGGCGACGATCTCGATGGGGCCGAAGCCGCCTTTACCAGCGCCATGGCGCTGGACCGCAATTTCGGCGAGACCCATGGCGCGGTGGCCGTGGTCGCCGCGCTCAAGGGACAGCGCGGCATCGCCGAGGCAGCCATCGAACGGGCGCTGCGGCTCGACCGCGAGGGCTTGTCGGCGCGTTACGCGCAGGCCGTGCTGTCGGGCGAGGCGGGCGACCCCGGGCGTTTGCGCAGTGTCGTCCTGGACGCCATGGGCGGACGGGCCGGCCCCACCGGCGAAGACATGGCCCAGATGGTGGCACGCCTCGCGCGCCACTGATTGCGCCGCCTGAATATTGTTTAAGTAAATGAAAGACACCGATGCGTGCTGATCTTGCCTTGCAATTGCTGGGCGACGTGTTATGGAATGCGCTGCTCATTTCCGCGCCGCTTTTGGCGGTGACGCTGGTGGTGGGCTTGCTGGTGAGCGTGATCCAGGTCGTCACGCAGGTGCAGGAAACCTCGCTCACCTTCATTCCGAAGATTATCGCGGCGGTGATCGTGCTGATCGTGTGCGGCCCCTGGATGCTCAAGCGCCTGGTGGGGTTTTCGGTGAATTTGATCGCCAACATCCCTCATTATTTCTGAAACGGATGCCGTTACATGCTTGTCGATGTCGATCCTTCCTGGCTGATGGCGGTCTTTCTGGTGTCGGTGCGCATCGGCGTGCTGCTGATGCTTTCGCCGATCTTTACCGGGCTGGCCGGGCTGGTGACCGTGCGCGTGCTGCTGACCCTGGTGCTGAGCGTGATGCTGGTCGGCGCCCTCGGCATCAAGCCGGCGCCGCTGGCGCTGTCGATCGGCCCGGTCATCCTGGCCGCCATCGGCGAGCTGATGGTGGGCGCGGTGCTGGCGTTCGGCGTGTACGCGGCGTTCGGAGCGTTTTCGGTGGCTGGCAAGATTCTCGATATCCAGAGCGGTTTCGGCATCGGCAATGTCTACGATCCGGTCACCCGCGCCGGGGCGCCGCTGTTCGCGACCATGCTGAACCTGGTGGCGGTGGCGGCCCTCTTCGGCATGGATGGGCACCACGCTTTCCTGCGCGGCATTGCATTTTCGCTG of the Massilia violaceinigra genome contains:
- a CDS encoding sigma-70 family RNA polymerase sigma factor, which codes for MKSDAALIVPGPAAAAGAAASATERLWARFVQAREASVREQLVGAYLGFARMMAAKTYARRVFSEMEFADYLQYARVGLIEAIDRFDPARGYKFETYAAARISGAVMSGIETSSEIQQQIGARRRVLAQRVESLRGDAAPPTGPEAVFARLAELAVGLAVGFALEGSDMHRAEDAQYADNSYHGVQLKQCQSRVRAMVEALPATQKQVIYSHYLQQVRFDDIAASLDLSRSRIAQIHRDALATLRSRLPPSAQVDLRC
- a CDS encoding flagellar biosynthetic protein FliO, with the protein product MRAHFLAAALGLLAAVAVQAAPAAGAPAIPFKQDPGSSASLFSGGAVGVLVMSLIAIVAVLFIRKRLNLTAPAASGTRLLRILETQRMGPRTLLAVVEFGGAHYLVAQGEHGVNCLAQAAPPGPAAGVASASDPA
- a CDS encoding tetratricopeptide repeat protein, yielding MTSTTLSMLDQAELMQLALNASGADDSGAALGYLKEAVSRPDASGIAHYLLGAEYAQIKMYERAVGEMEAALALDPTLSIARLQLGLLWLTGGGVEQAALVFAPLDELAAGDPLRLFGRGLRHMIGEELADARACLQEGIRANLSNAPLNVDMQRIVNELERIEAGQPAGMPAGAVVPAAEPAEQPEEQAEEAAGGAHHLFLSAYTGNTAP
- the fliP gene encoding flagellar type III secretion system pore protein FliP (The bacterial flagellar biogenesis protein FliP forms a type III secretion system (T3SS)-type pore required for flagellar assembly.), yielding MSARRTLLTGCALGLGLVAGAAAGAEPVLSMPGIQVNLAGAGQGGGEISSAIKILLGLTVLSLAPAILMSMTSFVRIVIVLSMLRHALGMQETPPNTVIVSLALFLTFFTMTPALTEVNTKALQPFMAGSLTAEKAVQGAILPLREFMVRQTREPDLALMVELAKAEQPRTMDDISMVQLIPAFMLSELRAAFQIGFVIFLPFLLVDLIVSSALMSLGMMMVPPASISLPLKILMFVLIDGWNLIVRALLGTFV
- a CDS encoding tetratricopeptide repeat protein; protein product: MARTEGYLLADPGNTDLLARAIDQSLAAGALEQALAHVQDAMARYPADPFFRYRHAHVLNALKQWGEAAVIYSALLEQHADVGIASSLAQCLVQLGLHQGALDTMTPWLADPALDPAAVTALVRAYHHTGALDKAIAFATEHHARLAGEPAFLGAASLACLDQGDLERAGAWSAAALALDAQAAEALVVRATIALAQADSEGAIAAFKQVLASHPAEGRSWSGLGMASLLRRDLGGAVVQLEQALAYMPGHIGTWHALGWCKLFGDDLDGAEAAFTSAMALDRNFGETHGAVAVVAALKGQRGIAEAAIERALRLDREGLSARYAQAVLSGEAGDPGRLRSVVLDAMGGRAGPTGEDMAQMVARLARH
- the fliQ gene encoding flagellar biosynthesis protein FliQ translates to MRADLALQLLGDVLWNALLISAPLLAVTLVVGLLVSVIQVVTQVQETSLTFIPKIIAAVIVLIVCGPWMLKRLVGFSVNLIANIPHYF
- a CDS encoding FliM/FliN family flagellar motor switch protein is translated as MMLNKPNSTSDAGDSHTQFVELPELTPEAPAGPALLAGGSGLLDGVKVSLSVVVGHAHTTLGELLALKQSALLKIDRAVDTPVDVMVDGNVVARGQLVVVDDNFGVRITDVAPALRG
- a CDS encoding flagellar hook protein FlgE, which translates into the protein MFDSISIGTSGLLTHAKGLRVVGNNLANVNTPGFKSAQLQFAELFDQGSGPKAPQDSPHSNGLGTGVASLGSKINFRAGLDQSTGNPLDLNINGNGFYAVRRDGEILYTRSGDFRFDEKGILVNSAGDQVMGLDSGSKLTEISLDKFNNSAAKATGTVKFRGNLTMTTTTPPIDAKVNAIPVFDANGVSQPISLSFKNNGGGNFTMTATNAANATLSTQQLKFVGGLLDPAQGPLTVNLAAAGAPAVNVKLDFAGITSTSETTTLAPNANDGYVAGARTDTTIDADGSVQVHYSNGQTVKAARLALANFEADSALEQIGGSAFAKKEGSSVQYGFAGTDAFGKLLSGHREGSNVDLAEEFGNLILMQRGYQASSHVISTANDMIQQLFDMKGR
- a CDS encoding FliI/YscN family ATPase; its protein translation is MQAYRDALAGAELTRRTGRVTGIAGQSIEAIGPDVTIGEVCEVSIEGAAPLLAEAVGMKPGRVILMPYGELRGIGVGNSIVATGRQAGVGVGPALLGRVIDAFGVPLDGGAAPRTVATRALTADPINPLTRPRIAHLLDTGVRAIDTLLPLGRGQRMGIFAGSGVGKSTLLGMLARDVKSDVNVIALIGERGREVREFVEKQLGAEGLKRSVVVVATSDQPALARTRAAYAATAIAESFRDQGRQVLLMMDSITRFAMARREIGLAAGEPPTARGYTPSVFSDIPALCERCGTTDSGGAITALYTVLVEGDDFNEPISDIVRATLDGHIMLSRELAHEGHFPAIDVLQSTSRLASELCGPEDLALMSSVVDLLATYERNRQMVDMGAYRVGSNPAIDRAMQVFPALRAVLRQSVLESTTRQDALQRLQQALGAGQP
- a CDS encoding flagellar hook assembly protein FlgD, whose amino-acid sequence is MPISSATAAGFNPASQSSNIGIQDFLKILTTQLNNQDPLKPVDNQEFVAQIAQFATLEQSRQLNSKIDELLSVQSSTQSIGLLGKTVDINQNGFIVSGKVTALALASGQPMMTVTTASGQFQSDVSLSQIINIR
- a CDS encoding FliM/FliN family flagellar motor C-terminal domain-containing protein, which translates into the protein MSVRPFTLLGTSVLDTVRAALAGAVAQWAGAWGVDPALATVEVLRASERGASGFAWQQCWSDAGRSVWLGWQNELGADVQRAVFAPDPGYAPSLARLAPAGAELAFTRLQAGVRESLLAGATRAAGAMAAVPPALFAQGGGALLLRVRLGKQALDCLLNAEAVSALAPAPDQPVAALAALDYLQVLRAVPVTLTVRAGGARIGLGNLMTAGAGDVIRLDNSVDDTVTLVGPGGNALFEAYLGQRDGMVAVELSSTSLSLNGAA
- a CDS encoding flagellar biosynthetic protein FliR, with protein sequence MLVDVDPSWLMAVFLVSVRIGVLLMLSPIFTGLAGLVTVRVLLTLVLSVMLVGALGIKPAPLALSIGPVILAAIGELMVGAVLAFGVYAAFGAFSVAGKILDIQSGFGIGNVYDPVTRAGAPLFATMLNLVAVAALFGMDGHHAFLRGIAFSLQQVPPGTGLGALDPEPVIRQFGLMFSLGVALAIPVMLCLLLVEVGLAVVSRVLPQMNVVIVLVPVKIFAGLALFALTIGVLGPAMGRVYASIFIYWEQVLR